The proteins below come from a single Serratia ficaria genomic window:
- a CDS encoding flavodoxin family protein: MAKTAVVFHSGYGHTERLAKVVAEGAAAELIAIDQEGNISDEAWQKLDEADAIIFGSPTYMGGPSWQFKKFADASSKAWFGRKWQDKVFGGFTNSASLNGDKQVTLIALQTLASQHGGLWVSLGLLPANTKSAQRTDVNNLGGSVGLLVQTPADAGVDEMLSGDLDTARLYGQRVAGFAAKLA; this comes from the coding sequence ATGGCGAAGACAGCAGTTGTTTTTCATTCCGGCTACGGCCATACCGAACGTTTGGCGAAAGTGGTGGCGGAAGGCGCCGCAGCGGAACTGATCGCCATCGATCAGGAAGGCAATATCAGCGATGAAGCCTGGCAAAAACTGGATGAGGCCGACGCCATCATCTTTGGCTCGCCGACCTACATGGGGGGCCCGTCCTGGCAGTTCAAGAAATTTGCCGACGCCAGCTCCAAGGCGTGGTTCGGCCGCAAATGGCAGGATAAGGTGTTCGGCGGTTTCACCAACAGCGCCAGCCTGAACGGCGACAAACAGGTGACGCTGATTGCATTGCAGACCCTGGCGTCGCAGCACGGCGGCCTATGGGTCAGCCTGGGGCTGTTGCCGGCCAATACCAAATCGGCGCAGCGTACCGACGTCAATAACCTGGGCGGTTCGGTGGGCCTGCTGGTGCAAACGCCGGCCGACGCCGGGGTGGACGAAATGCTGTCTGGCGATCTGGATACCGCCAGGCTTTATGGCCAGCGCGTTGCGGGTTTCGCCGCCAAGCTGGCGTGA